The Streptomyces armeniacus genomic interval GCGCCACCCGCCGTTCCAGCAGCCGTACGAGGCCGCGGTGCGCGCCGTACGCGTGCTCCCTGGTGTGCCACGTGACGACCAGCGGCACGTGGCGCCGCCGCCGGCCGAGCGCCATCGCGGCGAGCAGCCCGGCGTGCAGACCGTGAGCATGCACGAGGTCGGCGTCGGCGCAGGCGCGGCGGAGCGCGAGGACGGTTTCGGCGTCCGTGTGCAGAGGCCCGGGGAGGGACGCGAGGGCGGCGTTCCGCGGTACGGACGGGGGCTGGGCGGCAGCGCTGTGCGCGGCCGTGTGGCCCACTTCGGCGAGTTGGGCGCCGGCGGCGGTGAACCCGTACGCCTGCTCCGCGCCGTACGGCGCGCACACCGTGACGCGCAGTCCGTGCGCCACCAGGCCCTCCGTGAGCGAACGCACGTGCACACCGGTGCTCGCGCAGGGGATCTCACCGCCGCCCGCCGTGGCCGCCAGGCGGCGCCGGCGGCACGACGTACCCGGCACGAAGGGCGTACCCGGCGCGCCCGGCGCACCCTGTGCGCCGGACAGCACCTGCACTACGTGCACCGGCGCGTGCCCGCGCGGAGGAGGAGGCGGATCGGGGGTACGGCTCACAGCGGGTCGGACTCCGGGGGTAGCGAGATACGGGCGTGCGCCGGGGCGTGATGCGCTGCGCCCAGGATGCCAGTCCGTGACATGGTCGAGACACCGCGTCCCGGCCACGAGTGCGACAGGATGCGGCAGGAGGGGCCGCGCCCCCGTCACGTATCACCCGCGCGAGCGACCCCGGCCCCGCCCGGCCCTGGACAGGCGACCCGTCCCCGTACGGCGTCCCCGTACACACCGTGCACCGTACGGTGCCGAGTCGTGCACCGTACGGTGTCCGCACCGTGCACCGTACGGCAGCGCCCGCGCCGGGACCGGGCGTCACACCCTAACCGCGGCCGGCGGGGGCGGCGCACCCGGCCGCCGGGTGGCGGGTTCGCGTACGGGCGCGGGGAGTTGGGCGGGCTCGGGCCTCCGCCGGTCAGACCGCCGCGCGGGCCGTCGCGAGAAGTTCCTCCGCATGCGCGCGGGCGAGGCTGGAGTCCTCCTGGCCCGCGAGCATCCGGGACAGCTCCCGTACGCGGTCCTCGCCCTCCATGACCTGCACGCCGCTGCGGGTCACCGACCCGTCGTCCGTCTTCTCCACCACCAGGTGCCGGTCCGCGAACGCCGCCACCTGCGGCAGATGCGTCACCACCACCACCTGCGCGGACCTCGCGAGCCGCGCCAGCCGCCGGCCGACCTCGACCGCGGCCTTGCCGCCGACGCCCGCGTCCACCTCGTCGAACAGGTACGTCGGTACCGGGTCCGAACCCGCGAACACCACCTCCACGGCCAGCATCACCCGGGACAGCTCACCGCCCGACGCGCCCTTCGCGATCGGCCGCGCCTGCGCCCCGGGGTGCGGGGCGAGCAGCAGCTCGACCTCGTCCGTACCGTGCGGCCCGAACGCCACTGTGCGGCCGTCCACTTCCAGCCCGCCCGGGTCGTCGCTGCGCCGCAGCTCGAAGGAGACGCGGGCGTGCGGCATGGCGAGTTCGGACAGCTCCTCGGTGACCGCGTCCGCGAACCGCTTCGCCGCGTCCGTACGGGCCTCGGTCAGCTGCTGCGCCAGCGTGGCCAGTTCGGCGCGGAGGGTGTCGCGTTCAGCGGTCAGCTCGCCGATACGGTCGTCGTCACCGGCGAGTTCGGCGAGCCGTACGGCGCCCTGCTCGGCCCAGGACAGCACCGCGCCGATGTCCTCCCCGTACTTCCGCGTGAGCTGCCCGAGCGCCGCACGGCGCTCCTCGACGGCGGCGAGCCGGAGCGGGTCGGCGTCCAGATTGTCGGCGTAGCCCGCGAGTTCGCCCGCCACGTCGGAGAGCAGGATGGACACCTCGCTCAGCCGGTCGGCCAGGGCGGCGAGCGCGGGGTCGTGCGACCGTACGGCCTCCAGCGCCCGGTGCGCGCCCACGACGAGCGTCGACGCGTCCATGGCCTCCGGGCCCGACTGGTCGGCGGGGTCGCCCGCCAGCGCGCTGTGCGCGGTGGTCGCGGCGGAGGCCAGCGCCTCGGCGTGGCCCAGCCGCTCGGCCTCGGCGGCCAGTTCGGCGTCCTCGCCGGGCTGGGGCTCGGCGGCGGCGATCTCGTCGAGGCCGTAGCGGAGCAGATCGGCCTCCTGCGCGCGTTCGCGGGCGAGGGTGGTCAACTCGTCGAGGGTGGCGGTGACCGTACGCAGCCGCTGGTACGCCTTCGAGTACGCCGCGAGCGTGCCGGACACCGCCTCGCCCGCGTACCGGTCCAGCGCCTGCCGCTGCCGCGCCGGGCGCAGCAGCCCCTGCTGGTCCGTCTGCCCGTGCACGGCCACCAGGTCGTCACTCAGCTCCGCCAGCAGCCCCACGGGCGCGGAACGGCCGCCCAGGTGCGCTCGGGAACGGCCCTCCGCCGACACCGTACGGCTGACGAGCAGCGCGCCGTCGTCCAGCTCGGCGCCCGCCTCCTCGGCCCGTACGGCCGCCGGCGAACCCGGCGGCACGACGATCCTCCCCTCGACGACGGCGGCCTTCGACCCGGCCCGTACGAGCGCCGCGTCGGCACGCCCCCCGAGCAGCAGCCCGAGGCTGGTCACGACCATGGTCTTGCCCGCGCCGGTCTCGCCGGTCACCGCGGTGAAGCCGGGCGCGAGCTCGACAACCGCGTCGTCGATCACGCCCAGGGCTCTGATCCGCATCTCCTCCAACACGGATACGACCATACGAGGTTCCCCGCGCAAAGCCACCCCCGGTCTTGCACGGGACCCCTTTCGCGATCCCGCACCCGGCCGCTTGGCGCGCCCACGCCCGGGCTGCCTTTCGGCCCGTGCGGCGCACGGGGCGTGCGGGCCTCAATGCCATCCAGCCCGCCCGGTGCGCTGGAGGGCAGACCTCAGCCAAATCAAGCCCGTCCGGCGATTGAGGACGGCCCCCGGCCACAACGGACCCGCGCGTGGCCACACACGTATCGGACCACCCGCCGACCGGGGGGCCGCTCCGGGCCGTCCTCAAACGCCGGACGGGCTTGGGGGTGCGACGCATGACGACAGCCCCCCGGCCACAACGGGCCCCCGCGTGCCCACGCACCCATCGGACCACCCACCGCCCGGCGGCCGCTCCGGGCCGTCCTCAAACGCCGGACGGGCTTGGGAGGGGTACGCCCAGGCGTATCCGTGCGGGAAGCGGGGGCGCGCGTTACGGCGAGGCGCCGCGCCAGCCGGCTACGGGGAGCGCGAACTTCGCGACCAACCGGTCCGTGAACGACGCGTGATGCAGCCGCGCCAACCGCACCGGCACGGCCCCCCGCCGTACCTCCACCCGCGCCCCCGCCGACAGCTCCACGCTGCGCCGCCCGTCGCACCACAGCACGCCGTGCGGCGTCTGCGGCTGGACCTCCACCGCGAGCACCGAGTCGGGCGCGGTCACCAGCGGCTTGGCGAACAGCGCGTGCGCGCTGATCGGCACCATCAGCAGGGCCTCGACCTCGGGCCACACCACCGGGCCGCCCGCCGAGAAGGCGTACGCGGTCGAGCCGGTGGGCGTCGCGCACACCACGCCGTCGCCGCCGAAGCGGGACACGGGCCGCCCGTCGACCTCGGTCACGACCTCGAGCATCCGTTCGCGCGCGGCCTTCTCGACGGACGCCTCGTTGAGCGCCCAGTCGGTGTGGACGAGCCGCCCGTCGTTCCGTACGAGCACGTCTAGCGTCATGCGCTCCTCGACCTCGTACGCGCGCCGCACCACGCGGTCCACGACCCGGTCCAGGTCGTCGCGTTCGGCCTCGGCGAGGAAGCCGACGCGGCCGAGGTTGACGCCGAGCATCGGTACGCCCGAGGCGCGCGCGAACTCCGCGCCGCGCAGCAGCGTGCCGTCGCCGCCGAGGACGACGAGGAGTTCGCAGCCGTCCAGGACGTCCGGCTTCGCCTCGACGGTCTCCACCGCTTCCGGCAGCGGCAGGTCCGTGGCCTCGTCGCCCAGCACGCGTACGCCGATGCCGCAGCGCAGCAGTCCCTGCACGACCAGCTCGGCGCTGCGGATGGCGGCGGGCCGTCCGGTGTGCGCGAGCAGGAAGACCGTACGGCCCTCGGTCTGTGTCGTCGTCACTTCGGCCCCTCCGCCACAGCTCGGTCGAGATCAGCCGGGTCGAGTTCGGGCGCCCCGGCGCGCAGCCACAGAAAGTATTCGACATTCCCGGAGGGCCCGGGGAGGGGGCTGGCGATCACGCCGAGCACGCCCAGGCCGAGCGCGGCGCCCCGCGCCGCGACCGCGCTCACCGCTTCGGCGCGGAGCGCGGCGCTGCGCACCACGCCGCCGCTGCCGAGCCGTTCGCGGCCCACCTCGAACTGCGGCTTGACCATCAGCACCAGGTCCGCGTCCGGCGCCGAGCACCGCACCAGGGCGGGCAGCACCAGGCCGAGCGGGATGAACGAGAGGTCGCCGACGACCAGCTCCGCGGGCTCGCCGTCGAGGTCTTCGGGGGCCAGCTCCCGTACGTTGGTGCGGTCCCGTACGGTCACGCGCGGGTCGCTGCGCAGCGACCAGGCGAGCTGGCCGTAGCCGACGTCGACGGCCACGACGTGGCCGGCGCCTGCCCGCAGCAGCACGTCCGTAAAGCCCCCGGTGGACGCCCCCGCGTCGAGCGCGCGGCGGCCGGCGACGGCGAGTCCGCGGGGCTGGAACGCGGCCAGCGCACCGGCGAGTTTGTGTCCGCCGCGCGAGACGTAGTCGGGGTCGCTGTCGTCGGCGCGCACGACGACGGCGGCGCTCGTCTCGACCTGGGTGGCGGACTTGGTGGCGGTCGCCCCGCCGACGGTCACGCGGCCCGCGGCGATCAGCTGCCCGGCGTGCTCGCGCGAGCGCGCCAGCTTGCGGCGCACCAGTTCCGCGTCGAGTCGCCTGCGTTGCGGGCGGGTCACTGCCACGTGGGGTTCAGCTCCTGGGGTCGGGCCGGTCGTCGTGCCGGTCGAGCGCGGTCAGCGTGTCGCGCAGGCCGCGGTGCACATCTTCGTACACCTCCAGGTGCCCCGACACGGCGAGGTGGTCCGCGTCCTCCAGCCGCCTCAGCTGCGCGTCCACGGGAGGATGCCCCGTGGGCTCCGTCCCGACGCCGAGGGGGCGGGGGCCATCGAGGACGGAGTCCTCGGCGGTGTCCCCGGCGGTGTCCGCAGCGGAGTCTTCGGCGGCGTCTTCGCCCGGCTCCCCTGCCGTGCCCTCGGCGGCGGCGTCTTCGCCGCGCTCCATGGCGGCGGCGGCGGCGCGGTCGTCCTCCGGCAGTGCGCCGTCCTCCGCCGGACCGCCCTCGGCCACGGCGGCCGGGTACGGCCCGGCGCCCGTCTCCGCGTACTGCTCCGGCTCGGCGCCGTGCATCGGCTCGTTCATGCACCCGACGCTACCCGCTGCCACCGACAGCGCGGGGCGCCGGGACACCGTGCCGAACCCGAGGTCGAGGCCGTACGCGTGTCAGCCCGGACGCGTCACGCGCGTACGCGGGCGCGTGCCGCGGGGATCACCAGCGGGGTGCCGGACTCGGGGTCGTCGATCACGCGGCAGGGCAGCTCGAAGACCTCCTCCACCAGGTCCGCGGTCATCACCTCGGCGGGCTCGCCCTCGGCGACGATCGCGCCGTCGCGCATCGCGATCAGGTGGGTGGCGTACCGCGCGGCGTGGTTGAGGTCGTGCAGTACGGCGACCACCGTACGGCCCGACTCGTGCAGCCCGGCGCACAGGTCGAGGACCTCGATCTGGTGCGCGATGTCGAGGTACGTCGTCGGCTCGTCCAGCAGCAGCAGCGGCGTCTCCTGCGCGAGCGCCATGGCGATCCACACGCGCTGCCGCTGCCCGCCGGAGAGTTCCTCCACGAAGCGGTCGGCCAGGTCGGCGACGCCCGTGGACGTCATCGCCTCGGTGACGATCCGCTCGTCGTCGCGCGACCACTGCCGCAGCAGCCCCTGGTGCGGGTAGCGGCCCCGCGCCACGAGGTCCGCGACGGTGATGCCGTCCGGCGCGATCGACGACTGCGGGAGCAGGCCGAGCGTACGGGCGACCCGCTTCGCGGGCAGGGTGTGGATGTCGGTGCCGTCCAGCAGCACCGTCCCGGCGGCGGGCTTCAGCATCCGGGAGAGGGCGCGGAGGAGGGTGGATTTGCCGCAGGCGTTCGGGCCGACGATCACGGTGAACGACTCGTCGGGGACGGCGACGTCCAGGTTCCGCGCGATGGTGCGCTGGTCGTACGCGAGGGTCAGCCCGCCCCCGCCCAGCCGCGTGCCGGCGCCCGCGCCGGAGCCCTTGCCGGTCACCGTACGGGGCGCAGCTTCGGTCTCCGTACGGGTCGCGGCTTCGGTCTCCGTACGGGACTCGATTCCCGCCCCTGTACGGGACTCGGTTCCCGTCTCCGTACGGGTCTCGGTTTCGGTCGCCGTACGGGTGCCGCTTCCGGCGTCGCCGGAGTGCTCCATCTCCGCGTCCCTCTTCCCGTTCATCCCGCTCTTACGGCTCGTCCCGCTCTTCCCGGTCCCGTTCCGCACCGCGCCAGCCGCCGTCTCAGCCGTGTCCGTCATATCCGCCCCGCCTTGCGCTCCGTGGCCAGCAGCCACACCAGATAGCCGCCGCCCAGCACGCCCGTGATCACGCCCACCGGCAGCTGGTGCCCGCTGAACGCCCGCTGCGCGGCCAGGTCCGCGATCACCAGCAGCGCCGCGCCCGTGCACAGCGAAGGCAGCAGGTTCGGTCCGGGCGCCTTCGTCATCCGCCGTGCCACCTGCGGCGCCGTCAGCGCCACGAAGGCCACCGGCCCGGCCGCCGCCGCGCCGAACGACACCAGCAGCACCGCCGCGGCCAGCACCGTCAGCCGTATCCGCTCCACGGGGACGCCCAGCGCGAACGCCGCGTCGTCCCCCATCTCCAGCATCCGCATCGCCCGTGCGCAGCCGAGCAGGACGACGGGCAGCAGCACCGCCATCGCGATCAGCAGCGGCACCGCGTCGTCCCAGCCGCGGCCGTCCAGGCTGCCGGTCATCCACAGCACGGCGCGGGCGGCCTCGGTGATCTGGGCGCGGGTGAGCAGGTAGCCGTTGACGCCGGTGAGGATGGCCGTGATGCCGATGCCGATGAGCACGAGCCGGTAGCCGTGTACGCCCTGCCGCCAGGCCAGCCCGTAGATCAGCAGCCCGGTGGCCAGGCCGCCGGCCACCGCGCCGCAGGCCAGAGCGAGGCTGCCGCCGCCGAACACCACGATGACGGTGAGCGCGCCGGTGGCGGCGCCGTGCGTGAAGCCGAGGACGTCGGGGCTGCCGAGGGGGTTGCGTACGACGGACTGGAAGACCGCGCCGCCGAGCGCCAGCGCGGCGCCGACCAGCAGGGCGGTGACGACGCGGGGCAGCCGGATGTCGTTGACGATGAACTCGTCGGCCGGGTTGCCCGAGCCGAGCAGCGTGTCGAGCACCTGGCCGGTGGTCATCGGGTAGTCGCCGCTGCCGCTGCCGATCGCGAACACGGAGGCGACGGCGGCGACCACGAGGCAGCCCAGTCCGACGGCGAGCGCGCGTGGCCGGAACGCGACGGAGCGGCCGCCCGCGGTGCGTATGACGCTCATGCCCGCACCACCTTCCGGTGCCGCACGAAGTACAGGAAGAACGGCCCGCCGAGCACCGCCGTCACGATGCCCACCTGGAGTTCGGAGGGGCGCGCGAGCACCCGCCCGAGCACGTCGGCGCCGAGCAGCAGTACGGGCGCGAGCACCGCGCAGTACGGCAGCACCCACCGCATGTCGGGCCCGGTCAGGGTGCGCACCATGTGCGGCACCATCAGCCCGACGAAGACGATCGGCCCGCAGGCCGCCGTGGCGGCGCCGCACAGCAGCGTCACGGCGAGCATGCCGCCCGCGCGCGTACGGGCCGGGTGCGCACCGAGGGCCTGTGCGGAGTCGTCGCCGAGTGCGAGCGCGTTCAGCGGGCGGGCGAGTGCCAGCGCCAGCAGGACGCCGAGCAGGATGAACCACACGACCTTCTGCGCCGTGTCGGCGTGCGCGCCGGCGAGTGAACCGACCGTCCAGAAGCGCATCTTGTCCAGCGAGGCGGTGTCCAGCAGCTGTACGGCGTTGACATAGCTGAACAGCGCCGCGTTCAGCGCAGCCCCGCCGAGCGCCAGCCGGGCGGGGGTCGCGCCGCGGCCGCCGCCGACCACGTACACGAGGACGGACACCGCGCCCGTACCGGCGAAGGCGAACCACACGTAGCCGGTGAACGAGGTGATGCCGAGAAACGAGATCGCCGACACGACGGCCGCGGCGGCGCCCGCGTTGATGCCCAGCAGGCCGGGGTCGGCCAGCGGGTTGCGGGTCAGCGCCTGCATCACACCGCCCGCCAGGCCCAGTGCGGTTCCGGCCATCAGGCCCAGCAGGGTGCGCGGCAGCCGCATCTCGTGCACGACGGTGTACTCGGGGGACGCGCTGTCCGTGAGCCCGCGCCACGCCTCGTTCAGCGAAAGGGGTTTGGCGCCCACGGCGAGGCTCAGCGCGAGCAGGACGCACAGCAGCAGGACCGCGCCGAGCAGCCCGGCGGCACGCAGTGCGTACCGTCCGCCCGGTGGCCGTGCGGCGGTCGGCGGCGCGGCCGTCGAACCCGTCTCTGTCTGCGGGGACTTGGTGAGCGACACGTACGGGGCTCCGGATCTGGCGGGGTGCGATTTCGGTCACCCGGCCACTGGACAACGACTTCGGTTAGGTTAACCTAACCCCGCATTCGGGCCCACGGGTCCCCCCGCGATTTTCCGAGGAAGGCTCTCCATGTCACGCTCCCGCACCTCCCCTCTCACCCGCCGCGGCCTGCTCGCCGCAGGCGGCGCGGCCGGCCTCAGCGCCCTGCTCGCGGCCTGCGGGGAGGACGGCGGCGGTTCGGGCTCGGGCGAGGGGGGCGCCTGGTCGTTCACCGACGACCGGAAGAAGAAGGTCGAGCTGGACGGGCAGCCGAAACGTATCGTCGCGTTCACCGGCACGGCCGCCGCGCTGCACGACTTCGGCGTCGACGACCAGGTGGTGGGCGTCTTCGGGCCGACGAAGCTGAAGAACGGCAAGCCCGACCCGCAGGCCGGCGAGCTCGACGTGGACAAGCTCGAGATCATCGGGAACGCGTATGGCGAGTTCAACATCGAGAAGTACGCGAAGCTCCGCCCCGACCTGCTGATCACCAACACGTACGAGCCCAACGCGCTCTGGTTCGTGCCGGAGGAGAGCAAGGGGAAGATCCTCAAGCTCGCACCCAGCGTCGCGATCAAGGCGTCCCGGGTGTCGCTGCTGACGATCATCAACCGCTACGCGGAGCTGGCCGAATCGCTGGGCGCCGACCCGAAGGCGAAGAAGATCACCGACGCCAAGGCCCGGTTCGAGAAGGCCGCCGAGACGCTGCGCAAGGCCGCCAAGGCGAAGGGCGGGCTCAAGGTGATGGCCGCCTCGGGCAGCCGCGACCTCTTCTACGTCTCGACCCCGAAGGTCAACGCCGACCTGATGTACCTGCGCGAGCTCGGCGTCGACCTCGTCGTCCCCAAGAAGCTCGACCAGGCCGGCTACTTCGAGCCGCTCAGCTGGGAGAACGCCGACAAGTACCACGCCGACGTGATCATGCTCGACAACCGGGGCCAGGCCCTCCAGCCCGACGCCCTGGAGAAGGTCCCGGCCTGGACCGACCTGCCCGCGGTCAAGGCGGACCAGGTCATTCCGTGGGCGAGCGAACCGAGGTTCTCGTACGCGGGCTCGCTGCCGCTGCTGGAGAACCTCGCCAAAACCGTTCAGGACGCGAAGAAGACCGGCTGAGTCCACCGCAGGTCATCCATGGTTCCCCACCGGGAGGTTTCCGTTCCATGAGCACCGCAGCACCCGAAGCACCCACTCTGCCCTTCGAGTTCTTCGAACTGCGCGTCGTGCGGGCCCGCCGCGTGACGCCGTCCATGATGCGGATCACCCTCGGCGGCGGCACGTTGAAGGACCTCGTGTCCGGCGGCAGGGACCAGCGGCTCAAGCTGTTCCTGCCGCAGCCGGGCCAGGAGGCCCCGGTCGTACCGGTCGGGTCCGGCGAGAGCTGGTTCCCGGAGTGGCAGGCGATGGACCCGGACGTACGCGGCATCATGCGCACGTACACCGTCCGCGAACAGCGCCGCACAGCGGACGAGTTGGACATCGACTTCGCGCTGCACGGCGCCCCTGGCTCCGTGGGCGACGCCGGCGGCCCGGCCGCGCGGTGGGCCGCCGCGGCGCGGCCCGGGGACCGGGTCACCGTGCTGGGCCCGCTGGTGCCGGACAACGCCGCCGTCGACTTCCGGCCACCGCCCGCCACGGACTGGATGCTCATCAGCGGCGACGAGACGGCGCTGCCCGCCGTCGCGGGCATCCTGGACTGGCTGCCCGCGGGCACGAAGGCCCGTGTCTGGCTGGAAGTCCCGCACGCGGAGGACGTACAGACGCTGCCGACCGCCGCCGACGCCGAGATCACCTGGCTCGTACGGGACGACGCGCCCGCCGGTGCGAGCCGTACGGACGTCGCCCTCGCGGCACTCCGTACGGCGGAGCTCCCGTCCGGCACGCCCTACGCGTGGATCGCCGGGGAAGCGGGCACGGTGAAGGCACTGCGGCGGCATCTGGTCGGTGAGCGCGGATTCGACCGCAAGGCCGTCAAGTTCACGGGCTACTGGCGCCTGGGCTCCACCGAGGAGCAGCTCGTCGCGGAGGCGCTGGCGGGCAATCCCGTGAACGCCGAGGACTGACCGCGAGGCCGGGCGCCGCCGCCGGTACGGGACGAGGCCGGGCGGCGGCGCCCGGCGGGCCGCGGCACCGCCCGGCGGGTCACAGCCCGAGCCGCGCCAGCGCCTTCCCCGCGTCGCACGCGGCGCCCGCGTCCGCCGCCGTCCAGGCGGCGCAGCACAACGCCCGCAGCCCGTCCAGCGGTTCGCCCTCCCCGTCCAGCACCAGCGCGCCCTCGTCCG includes:
- the recN gene encoding DNA repair protein RecN, giving the protein MVVSVLEEMRIRALGVIDDAVVELAPGFTAVTGETGAGKTMVVTSLGLLLGGRADAALVRAGSKAAVVEGRIVVPPGSPAAVRAEEAGAELDDGALLVSRTVSAEGRSRAHLGGRSAPVGLLAELSDDLVAVHGQTDQQGLLRPARQRQALDRYAGEAVSGTLAAYSKAYQRLRTVTATLDELTTLARERAQEADLLRYGLDEIAAAEPQPGEDAELAAEAERLGHAEALASAATTAHSALAGDPADQSGPEAMDASTLVVGAHRALEAVRSHDPALAALADRLSEVSILLSDVAGELAGYADNLDADPLRLAAVEERRAALGQLTRKYGEDIGAVLSWAEQGAVRLAELAGDDDRIGELTAERDTLRAELATLAQQLTEARTDAAKRFADAVTEELSELAMPHARVSFELRRSDDPGGLEVDGRTVAFGPHGTDEVELLLAPHPGAQARPIAKGASGGELSRVMLAVEVVFAGSDPVPTYLFDEVDAGVGGKAAVEVGRRLARLARSAQVVVVTHLPQVAAFADRHLVVEKTDDGSVTRSGVQVMEGEDRVRELSRMLAGQEDSSLARAHAEELLATARAAV
- a CDS encoding NAD kinase, with the protein product MTTTQTEGRTVFLLAHTGRPAAIRSAELVVQGLLRCGIGVRVLGDEATDLPLPEAVETVEAKPDVLDGCELLVVLGGDGTLLRGAEFARASGVPMLGVNLGRVGFLAEAERDDLDRVVDRVVRRAYEVEERMTLDVLVRNDGRLVHTDWALNEASVEKAARERMLEVVTEVDGRPVSRFGGDGVVCATPTGSTAYAFSAGGPVVWPEVEALLMVPISAHALFAKPLVTAPDSVLAVEVQPQTPHGVLWCDGRRSVELSAGARVEVRRGAVPVRLARLHHASFTDRLVAKFALPVAGWRGASP
- a CDS encoding TlyA family RNA methyltransferase — protein: MTRPQRRRLDAELVRRKLARSREHAGQLIAAGRVTVGGATATKSATQVETSAAVVVRADDSDPDYVSRGGHKLAGALAAFQPRGLAVAGRRALDAGASTGGFTDVLLRAGAGHVVAVDVGYGQLAWSLRSDPRVTVRDRTNVRELAPEDLDGEPAELVVGDLSFIPLGLVLPALVRCSAPDADLVLMVKPQFEVGRERLGSGGVVRSAALRAEAVSAVAARGAALGLGVLGVIASPLPGPSGNVEYFLWLRAGAPELDPADLDRAVAEGPK
- a CDS encoding ABC transporter ATP-binding protein — protein: MNGKRDAEMEHSGDAGSGTRTATETETRTETGTESRTGAGIESRTETEAATRTETEAAPRTVTGKGSGAGAGTRLGGGGLTLAYDQRTIARNLDVAVPDESFTVIVGPNACGKSTLLRALSRMLKPAAGTVLLDGTDIHTLPAKRVARTLGLLPQSSIAPDGITVADLVARGRYPHQGLLRQWSRDDERIVTEAMTSTGVADLADRFVEELSGGQRQRVWIAMALAQETPLLLLDEPTTYLDIAHQIEVLDLCAGLHESGRTVVAVLHDLNHAARYATHLIAMRDGAIVAEGEPAEVMTADLVEEVFELPCRVIDDPESGTPLVIPAARARVRA
- a CDS encoding FecCD family ABC transporter permease — encoded protein: MSVIRTAGGRSVAFRPRALAVGLGCLVVAAVASVFAIGSGSGDYPMTTGQVLDTLLGSGNPADEFIVNDIRLPRVVTALLVGAALALGGAVFQSVVRNPLGSPDVLGFTHGAATGALTVIVVFGGGSLALACGAVAGGLATGLLIYGLAWRQGVHGYRLVLIGIGITAILTGVNGYLLTRAQITEAARAVLWMTGSLDGRGWDDAVPLLIAMAVLLPVVLLGCARAMRMLEMGDDAAFALGVPVERIRLTVLAAAVLLVSFGAAAAGPVAFVALTAPQVARRMTKAPGPNLLPSLCTGAALLVIADLAAQRAFSGHQLPVGVITGVLGGGYLVWLLATERKAGRI
- a CDS encoding FecCD family ABC transporter permease, giving the protein MSLTKSPQTETGSTAAPPTAARPPGGRYALRAAGLLGAVLLLCVLLALSLAVGAKPLSLNEAWRGLTDSASPEYTVVHEMRLPRTLLGLMAGTALGLAGGVMQALTRNPLADPGLLGINAGAAAAVVSAISFLGITSFTGYVWFAFAGTGAVSVLVYVVGGGRGATPARLALGGAALNAALFSYVNAVQLLDTASLDKMRFWTVGSLAGAHADTAQKVVWFILLGVLLALALARPLNALALGDDSAQALGAHPARTRAGGMLAVTLLCGAATAACGPIVFVGLMVPHMVRTLTGPDMRWVLPYCAVLAPVLLLGADVLGRVLARPSELQVGIVTAVLGGPFFLYFVRHRKVVRA
- a CDS encoding ABC transporter substrate-binding protein, with the translated sequence MSRSRTSPLTRRGLLAAGGAAGLSALLAACGEDGGGSGSGEGGAWSFTDDRKKKVELDGQPKRIVAFTGTAAALHDFGVDDQVVGVFGPTKLKNGKPDPQAGELDVDKLEIIGNAYGEFNIEKYAKLRPDLLITNTYEPNALWFVPEESKGKILKLAPSVAIKASRVSLLTIINRYAELAESLGADPKAKKITDAKARFEKAAETLRKAAKAKGGLKVMAASGSRDLFYVSTPKVNADLMYLRELGVDLVVPKKLDQAGYFEPLSWENADKYHADVIMLDNRGQALQPDALEKVPAWTDLPAVKADQVIPWASEPRFSYAGSLPLLENLAKTVQDAKKTG
- a CDS encoding siderophore-interacting protein, whose product is MSTAAPEAPTLPFEFFELRVVRARRVTPSMMRITLGGGTLKDLVSGGRDQRLKLFLPQPGQEAPVVPVGSGESWFPEWQAMDPDVRGIMRTYTVREQRRTADELDIDFALHGAPGSVGDAGGPAARWAAAARPGDRVTVLGPLVPDNAAVDFRPPPATDWMLISGDETALPAVAGILDWLPAGTKARVWLEVPHAEDVQTLPTAADAEITWLVRDDAPAGASRTDVALAALRTAELPSGTPYAWIAGEAGTVKALRRHLVGERGFDRKAVKFTGYWRLGSTEEQLVAEALAGNPVNAED